In Musa acuminata AAA Group cultivar baxijiao chromosome BXJ2-8, Cavendish_Baxijiao_AAA, whole genome shotgun sequence, one genomic interval encodes:
- the LOC135619554 gene encoding jacalin-related lectin 19-like, producing the protein MAGEIKVGAWGGNGGSEWDMGPADRIINIEIRAIDAIDAIAITFTRNGQTETKYYGGPLGITYEIPLQEDEYLVGVEGSVDTILETTLVRNLTLRTNKESYGPFGTSGGKPFSLPVAAGKIIGFFGREGVVIDAIGVYLAPN; encoded by the exons GCGGGAGAGATCAAGGTGGGGGCGTGGGGTGGCAACGGAGGGTCTGAATGGGACATGGGGCCTGCCGACCGCATCATCAACATCGAGATTCGCGCCATAGACGCCATCGACGCCATCGCGATCACCTTCACCCGTAATGGTCAGACGGAGACCAAGTACTACGGTGGCCCCCTTGGCATTACCTACGAG ATTCCTCTGCAAGAGGACGAGTATCTTGTGGGCGTCGAGGGGTCTGTGGATACGATATTGGAAACCACTCTGGTGAGGAACCTGACGCTGAGGACCAACAAGGAAAGCTATGGACCTTTCGGCACCAGTGGCGGAAAACCTTTCTCTCTTCCTGTAGCCGCCGGCAAGATCATTGGCTTCTTTGGACGTGAGGGCGTCGTGATTGATGCCATCGGAGTTTACCTGGCACCAAACTAG